In Dryobates pubescens isolate bDryPub1 chromosome 32, bDryPub1.pri, whole genome shotgun sequence, the following are encoded in one genomic region:
- the FAM43A gene encoding protein FAM43A: MLPWKRSKVELVAGETRRQSKPKGYAVSVHYSALTSLARACPESALHRVGSMFRSKRRKFRVTSEDPTYTVLYLGNATTIQSKGEGCTDLAVCKIWSKSEAGRQGTKMKLTISAQGIRMAHAEDKGLRRPGHLYLLHRVTYCVADPRLPRVFAWIYRHELKHKAVMLRCHAVLVSKPEKAKAMALLLYQTSATALAEFRRLKKRDDARHQQQQLVGEQSIPLVPLRKLLNGQCCYKPPVERSRSAPKLGSITEDLLGEEQEERAMHCDCEDILEALDEPEGELLRTGASRDESPELGQLLRDLGELSLGNDLRSLRADLRVRRLLSGESTGSESSLESNGPDGAAPPCNGAEQPPPGDPETG; the protein is encoded by the coding sequence ATGCTGCCCTGGAAGCGGAGCAAGGTGGAGCTGGTGGCGGGCGAGACGCGGCGGCAGAGCAAGCCCAAGGGGTACGCGGTCAGTGTGCACTACTCAGCGCTCACCTCGCTGGCCCGCGCCTGCCCCGAGAGCGCCCTGCACCGCGTGGGCAGCATGTTCCGCTCTAAGCGGCGGAAATTCCGCGTCACCAGCGAGGACCCTACGTACACCGTGCTCTACCTGGGCAACGCCACCACCATTCAGTCCAAGGGCGAGGGCTGCACCGACCTAGCCGTCTGCAAGATCTGGAGCAAGAGCGAGGCGGGCCGGCAGGGCACCAAGATGAAGCTGACCATCAGCGCGCAGGGCATCCGCATGGCCCACGCCGAGGACAAGGGGCTGCGCCGGCCTGGCCACCTCTACCTGCTGCATCGGGTCACCTACTGCGTGGCTGACCCGCGCCTGCCGCGCGTCTTCGCCTGGATCTACCGCCACGAGCTGAAGCACAAGGCGGTGATGCTGCGCTGCCACGCCGTTCTGGTCTCCAAGCCCGAGAAGGCTAAAGCCATGGCCCTGCTGCTCTATCAGACCTCAGCCACAGCACTGGCCGAGTTCCGCCGGCTGAAGAAGCGGGACGACGCGCGGCACCAGCAGCAACAGCTGGTGGGTGAGCAGAGCATCCCGCTGGTGCCGCTGCGCAAGCTGCTCAACGGGCAGTGCTGCTACAAGCCGCCGGTGGAGCGGAGCCGCAGCGCACCCAAGCTGGGCTCCATCACGGAGGACCTCCTGGgcgaggagcaggaggagcggGCCATGCACTGCGACTGCGAGGACATTCTGGAGGCGCTGGACGAGCCCGAGGGCGAGCTGCTGCGCACCGGCGCCAGCCGCGACGAGAGCCCGGAGCTGGGACAGCTCCTCCGCGACCTGGGCGAGCTCAGCCTGGGCAACGACCTGCGCTCGCTGCGCGCCGACCTCCGCGTCCGCCGGCTGCTCTCCGGCGAGAGTACGGGCAGCGAGTCCTCCTTGGAAAGCAACGGCCCGGACGGCGCCGCCCCGCCCTGCAACGGCGCCGAGCAGCCGCCCCCCGGCGACCCCGAGACCGGCTGA
- the LSG1 gene encoding large subunit GTPase 1 homolog, which translates to MGKKRDAGLGRSLQRQRGLGHRGSSSWRHTSEVGGDRGPDLRSAPEQSPLEEFLATAELAGTRFVAERLNIQFVSAQSCTGLLTAQEAQHVQQLHEENQQFLRIPRRPRWDRTTSVEDLKQAERESFLEWRRQLAHLEEEKKLILTPFERNLEFWRQLWRVIERSDIVVQIVDARNPLLFRCQDLESYVKEVSQDKQNMILINKADLLSEEQRAAWAEFFEKEGIKVVFWSALAECKRLSGEVKGLDTEDVAEDPNGSEEESSSQEDDEDTAEDSAESTSTGNTLQTVTPGLISDSDSSDEYEDCEDDEEEAWQTCSEDEGSDKVNALAPERVGSRTAGAAVQHAVQHAVQEQNRNIRNFSHLVQRNELLEIFKTMHKGPRVKDGEVNVGLVGYPNVGKSSTINTILGNKKVSVSATPGRTKHFQTLYVEPGLCLCDCPGLVMPSFISTKAEMICSGILPIDQMRDHVPPISLVCQHIPRNVLEATYGISIIRPREDEDPERKPTAEELLTAYGYMRGFMTAHGQPDQPRSARYVLKDYVSGKLLYCHPPPGVDPNDFQHQHQRCPESRTMQAAGQMKPEKNTKAKQIENVVDKAFFHQENVRALMKGVRAAMGYRPGSGLLPVAAPTAGNVAGKPWKKHGNRNRKEKIRRLTKHLEA; encoded by the exons ATGGGCAAGAAGCGGGACGCGGGGCTGGGCCGCTCCCTGCAGCGGCAGCGCGGCCTGGGGCACCGCGGCTCCTCCTCATGG CGGCACACGAGCGAGGTGGGCGGCGACCGCGGGCCAGACCTGCGCTCGGCGCCCGAGCAGAGCCCGCTGGAAGAGTTCCTGGCCACGGCCGAACTGGCCGGCACCCGATTTGTGGCTG AGCGTCTGAACATCCAGTTTGTgtctgcccagagctgcactggcCTGCTCACGGCCCAGGAGGCCCAGCATGTCCAGCAGCTGCATGAGGAGAACCAACAGTTCCTGCGCATCCCACGAAG GCCCCGCTGGGACAGGACAACCAGTGTGGAGGACTTgaagcaggctgagagagagagcTTTCTCGAGTGGAGGCGACAGCTTGCCCA cctcgaggaagagaaaaagttgATTCTAACCCCGTTTGAGCGAAACTTGGAATTTTGGCGCCAGCTTTGGAGGGTCATTGAGAGGAG TGATATTGTAGTCCAGATAGTAGATGCTAGAAACcccctcctgttcagatgcCAAGACCTG GAGAGTTACGTTAAAGAAGTGAGCCAGGACAAGCAGAACATGATCCTGATAAACAAAGCAGATCTGCTGAGTGAAGAGCAGCGGGCTGCTTGGGCAGAGTTCTTTGAGAAAGAAGGCATTAAGGTGGTGTTCTGGTCGGCCCTGGCAGAGTGCAAACGTCTGTCTGGAGAAGTAAAG GGACTAGACACTGAAGATGTAGCAGAGGACCCAAATGGTTCTGAGGAGGAAAGCTCCAGTCAAGAGGACGACGAGGACACAGCAGAAGACAGTGCAGAAAGCACATCCACAGGCAACACTCTGCAAACTGTAACCCCAGGTCTGATTAGTGATAGTGACAGCAGTGATGAATATGAAGACTGTGAAGATGATGAAGAGGAAGCCTGGCAAACCTGTTCTGAAGATGAAGGCAGTGACAAAGTAAATGCCCTTGCCCCAGAGAGGGTGGGAAGCAggactgctggtgctgcagtgcagcatgCAGTGCAGcatgcagtgcaggagcagaacAGGAACATCAGGAACTTCAGCCATCTGGTACAGAGAAATGAGCTGCTTGAAATATTCAAAACCATGCACAAGGGACCAAGGGTGAAGGATGGAGAAGTCAATGTTGGGTTG GTGGGCTATCCTAACGTTGGCAAAAGTTCAACCATCAACACAATCCTTGGAAACAAGAAGGTGTCAGTGTCTGCCACACCAGGCCGTACCAAACACTTTCAG ACCCTGTATGTGGAGCCTGGCCTGTGCCTGTGTGATTGCCCTGGTCTTGTGATGCCATCTTTCATCTCTACCAAGGCAGAAATGATTTGTTCTGGAATTCTCCCTATAGACCAGATGAGGGACCACGTGCCACCCATTTCTCTA GTTTGCCAGCATATCCCACGGAACGTTCTGGAAGCAACCTATGGAATAAGCATAATAAGGCCGAGGGAAGATGAGGATCCAGAGCGAAAGCCgacagctgaagagctgctaACAGCATATGGAT ATATGAGAGGCTTTATGACAGCACATGGGCAGCCAGACCAGCCAAGATCAGCTCGATACGTGTTGAAAGACTACGTCAGT GGGAAGCTGCTGTATTGCCATCCACCCCCTGGAGTTGACCCAAATGATTTTCAGCACCAGCATCAAAGGTGCCCAGAGAGCAGAACCATGCAGGCCGCTGGGCAAATGAAGCCTGAGAAGaacaccaaagcaaaacaaattgaAAATGTGGTAGACAAAGCATTTTTCCACCAG GAGAACGTCCGTGCCCTGATGAAAGGAGTCCGAGCTGCCATGGGGTACCGGCCTGGCAGCGGCCTCCTGCCCGTGGCTGCACCCACTGCTGGCAACGTGGCAGGAAAGCCCTGGAAAAAGCATGGGAACAGGAACAGGAAGGAGAAAATTCGCAGGCTCACTAAGCACTTGGAAGCTTAG